One genomic region from Paramicrobacterium agarici encodes:
- a CDS encoding O-antigen ligase family protein — translation MSSPVVAPPATLSTKYRVTAAHGTFGLFVAFGGDGIRNLVGWPAYVVIVSAYTLITLVLIARARPVLSPRALPKALIAFLVYALVSVTWSAYAGATLLTYLGTFMCTVVGVYLALVFTWQQVLTRLANALKWVIGLSLAFELWVSVFVRDMVLPLSGGVYVGDDPPLLAYWSRNLLFEGGKIQGILGNSNLLSICALFAVIAIGIQLTIGSVRRSWGWFWMLLSVATFSLTRSSTIIVAALVAAAALLAVVIARRASRHGRTALYVTVAVVFAGIVTVILTFTDQLLALLGKSEDLTGRTEFWTRVINQASERPWFGWGYSSPWVPGQLPLDDPLVRHHVVQLHAHNAWLDVWLQLGVIGVVLFAAVIASLLWRSWFAAIDRPRFDLRDDRPYSALALLPLLFTVVLVVQSLAESRILIESDWVLVVLLSLKTKRQRAITEDGAT, via the coding sequence ATGAGCTCGCCCGTCGTCGCCCCGCCCGCGACCTTGTCGACCAAGTACCGGGTGACAGCGGCGCACGGCACGTTCGGGCTCTTCGTCGCGTTCGGCGGCGACGGCATCCGGAATCTTGTGGGCTGGCCCGCCTACGTCGTCATTGTCAGCGCGTACACGCTGATCACGCTCGTTCTTATCGCGAGAGCACGACCGGTGCTTTCGCCACGCGCGCTTCCCAAGGCTCTCATCGCCTTTCTCGTGTATGCGCTCGTCTCGGTGACGTGGTCGGCCTATGCCGGCGCGACGCTGCTCACGTACTTGGGCACGTTCATGTGCACGGTCGTCGGCGTATACCTCGCGCTCGTGTTCACGTGGCAGCAGGTGCTGACGCGTCTCGCGAATGCCCTCAAGTGGGTCATCGGACTCTCGCTGGCATTCGAGCTGTGGGTGTCGGTGTTCGTGCGCGACATGGTGCTGCCGCTCTCGGGCGGCGTGTACGTGGGTGACGACCCGCCGCTTCTCGCGTACTGGTCGCGAAACCTGCTGTTCGAGGGCGGAAAGATCCAGGGAATCCTCGGCAACTCGAATCTGCTGTCGATCTGCGCGCTCTTCGCGGTCATCGCCATCGGCATTCAGCTCACCATTGGTTCCGTTCGTCGCAGCTGGGGCTGGTTCTGGATGCTGCTATCAGTCGCGACCTTCTCGCTGACGCGCTCGAGCACGATCATTGTCGCGGCCCTCGTCGCAGCGGCGGCTCTGCTCGCCGTTGTCATCGCTCGCCGCGCATCGCGGCATGGCCGCACGGCGCTGTATGTCACGGTCGCCGTGGTCTTCGCCGGCATCGTCACGGTGATTCTGACGTTCACCGATCAGCTGCTCGCCCTTCTGGGCAAGAGCGAAGATCTCACCGGGCGCACCGAGTTCTGGACTCGAGTCATCAACCAGGCATCGGAACGTCCCTGGTTCGGCTGGGGCTACTCCAGTCCGTGGGTTCCGGGGCAGCTTCCGCTTGACGACCCTCTCGTCAGACATCACGTCGTACAGCTCCACGCGCACAACGCGTGGCTCGACGTATGGCTGCAGCTAGGCGTCATCGGCGTCGTCCTGTTCGCCGCGGTCATCGCGTCGCTGCTCTGGCGCTCGTGGTTCGCGGCCATCGACCGGCCGCGCTTTGACCTGCGCGACGACCGCCCCTACTCCGCCCTGGCGCTGCTGCCCCTGCTGTTCACTGTCGTACTCGTGGTGCAGAGCCTTGCCGAGAGCCGCATCCTCATCGAATCGGACTGGGTGCTCGTCGTCCTTCTGTCACTCAAGACCAAGCGACAGCGCGCGATCACCGAAGACGGGGCAACGTGA